The sequence ctacaataaatgactttgactttgaaggtGGAGGGAGCAGAGCCAATGGTCCCGATATCAGACTTCGATATAATGCAAGTCCACGCCATGCTGAAGCAGTTCGGTGACATCGGGAAGTATGTGTGGGTGGGAGACGATGGACTCAGCCACGATTCTGCTGAGGAACCTGCCATTATTGATTGTGAgttatcatttatttcactttctATAATGACGTTTCGTTTGTAAAGTATAATGAAGTAAcactcaatgcgggttggtgatttcagactatccagtagtccaggtttcctcaagatgttttccttcacctttttatcagccattggtgtctaagatatacttagaaagtacatacaaacttagaaaagatgcattggtacttgcctgacctggaatcgaacccacaccctcatactcgagaggttggttctttacccactaggccaccacgacttttatgaCATGCCAGCTGGTAATACTTTTCTCCAttgaaatcgccaatccgcaATGAGCAAGCTTGGTGATTAACACTCATTTCATCTTTGCATAAGAAAAGACATGTGCCCCGCAGTGGTAGGTTGGGTTGATAGTAAAAAGGTGATGATGATTCTTAGTAAATGCTACTAAATGAAAGGGTACAAACCGGCGTTATTGCAAGATGCAGATGCAATGGGTTTACCTATCCGTTGATGATTCAGTCGGGTCACGTCAGACTAGCTGAGCGTGGGTATTTTACGCATGGCTAAAGAATACTGTTCGTGGTAACAATAATAGAAAAACATAGGTATACTTGTCTATAGGTATTTGGAACAGGCACATTGGTAGAATTCGAGGAAAAAAAATGGGACTACATGGATTGTCTATCAGTAACTAGTCAAGCGTGGTCTACGATTAATAGacacgtaggtaggtacattacatAGAACAACGAATATGTAGGCACATAGTGTATTCAAAGGTAACAAAtctttactattattataaaactgaagagtttgtctgtttgtttgcttgaacgcgcttatctcattAACTGGCGtgtccgatttaaaaattagtttcagtgttagataggctactttttgccTCGGTACAGGCAATAGTTCCCACGTTAAGCGGGCGAAACCGCAGAAAGTAGTGTAACTATATTTTAGCAGACTAATTACCGGATACCGACCAATGcattattttgtatgaaatgtCGCGATAACTGTTGATGTGAAGATGCTTCACCTTTATTCAGTACAAGATAAACATTGAAATCATATGTATCTACCTATGTAAGTATGTCCTGTACTGTTATTATTTCCTATTTGACATATACCTAAGTACATTATGTATATCAAATTAGCTAGAAATTATAGGTCAACGCTTCCCGAAAGGTGAACCTAGACTAATTCTACGTAATTAGGTGGTTAGTTCTCATAACTTATTACATATTATCaaagtaaataactatttcagtTCAGTAAATACCTGATCATCTGTGTGGCATGTCtttgacttatttaggcaactATTCTTAGATATTTGCGTGCTTAATGAACTACAAACAGTAATTAGGGATAGatattttctaagtaggtatattcgTGGTTAGTTTCAAGTAAGTAGTCTGCTCTAAGGGTAGACTTATGTAGGGGGAGTCCAGCGTGGACGATCAACACGCATTCgaagaaaactatttatttgacGCAATATGACGGGCACAAAATAACACAACGGAAAAAAAGtagaataaagaaaaacaattataagaaaaataatagtagAATTTTGCGTCATATCTGCGCAAAAAGGTCAGCGCCCAGCCGTTCAGCATACATGCATAGCATGTTGCCTTCGAGCTCGAAACCACGAAACGAGAGCGAGAGATTTGGAGATCTCTCACAAAAGACGCACCGTCAAGAAACTTTGTACTTATctctcttttattatttttagtggaTCCCGAAGATGATGACATAGAAGAAACAGGGGAGTGCGACGTGGTGACGCGTGATGGTGACATAGAAACCATGTATTGCTACCGAGATCTGCCGTTTATTTGCAAAGTGGAAGCTAAGGACGCTCCCTATGACCCACATTGCAATGTCTTTGGAAAAGGtagtatgaaaaataataatgtaaccaGTGTGCAAATCCTTGCTAAgattataaaagcgaaagtactccacttatgttttctcttatgtactctcttatatactttcttatgtgctctcttatgtactcccttatgcactctcttatgtactctcttatgtactctcttatgtactctcttatgtactctcttatgtactctcttatgtactctcttatgtactcctattgtgtgctctcttatgtactcctgttatattctcccttatgtactttcttagatactcctcttatgtaatggcgtccacggccgatttcggccacggcggctgttctcatgtaaggagatcagccagctgcgcaggacatattatagtgcacgagcatttgcgcagacataggtgcactccctattccttcactctcataacccgatgggacggcaatccgacacgaccggagagagatcaggcgcaggaccgacatttacgtgctctccgatgcacgggtgaatcaatcaccaacttccagactccgggctgctttgtgaaagccttctaaaacccacaaagcgatttcggcccgactcgggaatcgaacccgagacctcgtgctcagcagccacacttgcgacaactagaccaacgaggcagtttctcctcttatgtactctcttatgaactcccttatatactctcttatgtactcctcctatgttctctcttatgtactcccttatgtactctcttttatgctttcttatgttctctcttatgtactcctgttatgttctctcttatgtactttcttatgtactctcttatgtactctcttatgtactcccttatggaCTCTCttttatactctcttatgtactcctcttgtgtgctctcttatgtactcctgttatattctctcttatgtactttcttactttcttatatactcctcttatgtactctcttatatactttcttatgttctctcttatgtactcctgttatgttctctcttatatactttcttatatactcttcttatgtactctcttatgtactcccgtatgtactctcttatgtactcctgttatggtctctcttatgtactttcttatatactcctcttatgtactcccttatgtactcccttatgtactcctcttatgtaatcccttatatactttcttatgtaggtactcctcttatgttctttcttatgtactcccttatgtactctcttatgtactcctgttatgttctctcttatatactttcttatatactcctcttatgtactctcttatgtactctattatgtattctcttatatactttcttatgtactcccttatgtactctcttatttactttcttatgtactcccttatgtactcctcttatgtactcccttatatactctcttatgttctttcttatgtactcccttatgtactctcttatgtactccttaatgtactctcttatgtactttcttatgtattctcttatatactttcttatgtactcccttatgtactctcttatatactttcttatgtactcccttatgtactcctcttatgtactcccttgtatactctcttatgtaggtactcctcATAAGAGGAGAAGAACATAAgttctttcttatgtactcccttatgtactctcttatgtactcctttatgtactctcttatgtactttcttatatattctcttatatactttcttatgttctctcttatgtactttcttatatactcctcttttatactctcttatatactttcttatgtactctcttatatactctcttatatactttcttatgtactcccttatgtactcctcttatgtattctcttatatactttcttatgtactcccttatgtactcctcttatgtaggtactcctcttatgttctttcttatgtactcccttatgtactctctatattattattatatactttcttatgttctctcttatgtactttcttatatactcctcttatgtactctcttatacactttcttatgtactcccttatgtactctcttatatactttcttatgaactctcttatgtactcctcttatgtactcccttatgttctctcttatgtacttctgttatttttatttattttatttattcttcaaccTTATCACTAACATTACAGATATACAATCCAATGCGTTAGTTTAGTGAGGCacttatatgtattattattccctctatgtactcctgttatgttctctcttatgtactttcttatatactcctcttatgtactctcttatatactttcttatacaaggtgttgatttgcatttgtgccatagttcaggaggaggacatacaatacgtaaataatcgattggaattacagtagatgggaaataactaatgtgcactgctttttttgtcattgtaatgtcgtggtattttcgaagtaatccaattttattaatgaaatttatgagtgatcgttgcgtatgctttgtgtttgcgtttgtgtgagggtgcagcacggttttaacgtcagtaacatacgcgacaagtttaaataaggctagatgacatttacggatttccgaaaaaaaattaaagaaaaaaaattacataccaatttttttattgatttgggtcgagaatcattagcataattacgtccttgaatatggcacggatgcaaatcaacagcttgtatactcccttatatactctcttatgtacccccttatgtattctcttatgtactcccttctgtactcccttatgtactctcttatgtactctcttatgtactctcttatgtactctcttaaatactttcttatgtactctcttatgtattctcttatatactttcttatgttccctcttatgtactactgttatgtactctcttatgtactctcttatatactttcttatgttctctcttatttactcctcttatgttctctcttatgtactcctcttatgttctctcttatgtactcctttatgttctctcttatgtactctcttatgttctctcttatgtactcctgttatgttctctcttatgtactttcttatatactcctcttatgtactctcttatgtgctcctcttatgttctttcctatgtactctcttttgtactctcttatgtactcccttatgtactctcttatgtactcctcttacgtactcccttctgtactctcttatgtactcccttatatactctcttatgtactctcttatatactttcttatataaaaaaatatttattaaatacttatttaaaaaagatatCATCACAATACTGACTCAGTCGCACCATTAGAGCCAGACAGCTAGATGAACATCAACATTCACACATCACAACACCTACCTTCataacacaaatacacacacTCATTCacacaacaaataataatagtgcATTGCCTGTTATCCGCCACTCTTTCGACAAATTATCATTATTGTTGTATTAGTGTACTTCATAATTGGCGTAATGTTTTGTATGATGATTTAATGTAATGTACTGTAAGCTGTGAAGTTAcctatcataaataaataaaataaaataaaaataaatatactcccttatgtactctcttatgtactcccttatgtactcctcttacttACTCCCTtctgtactcccttatgtactcctgttatgttctctcttatgtactttcttatatactcctcttacgtactctcttatatactttcttatgttctttcttatgtactcctgtttCTGTCTCGGTTTCACACCAAAATACGTTACCGATTTTAAGTGGGATACAGATGTACGTAACATAAACTTGTGCAATTAAATCCTACTACAATATAAGAAAGGATACTAGATATAGGCTACTCTTTATCCAAATGCGGTAAGTACTTCACGCCGCCCGTAGgcgaaaccacgggaaacagcgGTTATATCTAATTAATGCTATCAAAATTTTTAGTCTCGCTTAACTTTTACTAATAACGCTAAACACCTACCTAGtacagcggttcccgaattcttttggcttcggaacccttttcgtttcaccatttttcggcggaaccttagcagTAAACTAAAGAAGTAAATAcgcttaggtacggctcgtagcgtatggtagcgcaccaaatggttatatggttagaggcatattcagtatactcaggcgtagcatggctatctgccacacgggccagaaaacaatttagccgcccttgactttgtgtattatgtgaatagttttcagtttgaagacagacaaagtaaacgcaaaaagaaatagattgggtttgtacaggtgcgaggcgagcgagcgcgatttttttttactaaaagaagaagttccaagcacccgctagcattgaaagacattcagtggtagtcggatttttttttagtttaattacctacacaaaataaacaaaaccactgtaaattaataaggtctcaaaaagtacaatattcacacaaaaaagcaaattcaAATGAGTAAGAAGcggctagcgaagaaagcgccaTTGTTTTTTTGAATCAGagggataaaaaataaacatcaaaggaaacctcgacggaagagcgcgaaagtttttcggtgttggataccaattaaacgaacataaaacgcatcacacgtaacatggagtcgcgagcgaagcgagcgcgaaattttcggattcatggaggtgcaaaaattggaaataatgtcgcactttgattcatggtaaaaatagactctgaaaatactcgtatgccgtgtcatttcacgtcctaaccccatttgggaaccgctgacCTAGTAGATGTAGCAAATGTAGTTgttagaaagaagaaaaaaaaactatttttcttCCTTAATTCCCATTCTTACTGATGAAATATATATAGCCCTACAGTCGGTAGCTTTTATAACACAATAACActcaaacaacatttttttttctagactACGTACACTACCCATTAGTGGGAAGTTGCTACAAGATCCCCAAAATCGCGTACTCATGGAGCGAGGCTTACTCCGAATGTTTTGCGGAGGGGGCTCATCTCGTGGTCATCAACTCGGCGATGGAACACGAAGCCATTTGGAACCTCACGAACACAGGGCCCAAGGTGCCAGGTGCCAGAGCATCATACTTCTTCTTTGCTGGCTTTAGAGCAGAAAGACCGGTGGGATTTGAGCCTGTTGAGTTTAGGACTATTTTTAGTGAGTATCTATTGCGTTACTTCAGTTGCGTTGATATAAGTTATATATTCAATTCAATGcttatcataattattgcgtaccaTAATAGATAATTTAgccacaattatggaccctgtcgggcacaggaTTTAACAATAGAAGGAAAGAGGAAAAACAATGTTATGGCAGTCAGCCAAAAATTTTCAATGATTGATATAAAAACAtctgcctatcagacctcctcaacccagttacaggTAAACCGATAAgtttggtaagttttttttgccagtctttctggcttctgtaGGGTTTGTGACAACCCTTCACGACTGCTAGAGATGTTCAAATCACAACAATAGGGCGATGGGTCCTCTGATAATATACCACCTCAAGAAAGTAGTCGTAGTTTCTGAAAGTAATTAAGTTTTGATCATGTAGCAGATAATGATGGAGCTTAAGCCAccgaatttttttttcagaccaAACCTTAGATGAAGCTGGCTTCAACGCGTGGTCTGAAAACGAGCCAAACAACGCCCTCCACAACGAGTACTGTGGCTCCATCTTTCAGAATGATGGTAAACTAAACGATCTGGACTGCTCTCATCATTTCGCATTCATTTGTGAAATTGAAGTCACTTGGAGTCCATAGGTGACATATAAAAGACGGACTTTATAAGTGTTATATTCAGAAAAAAACTGAAAGGTACAAAAAAACAAAGGGCAAGTTTAGGAGGTTCCCGATAAAGTTCTAGATAGCCATCTGACAGAACATGCCGTAGAATAGAAGTCAACATTAAAACATTTAGAACAAGATCACTTTCTTGTTCTAAAtgtttatggccttactacaaaaacttaaacatctgttttacacttgtctaaaaaaattatggctgcaaaatgaatcatatgtcaacgtcataatttgacatttttttagacacgtcttaaactgacgtttaaaagtttttgtgttaaGACGGTCAATGTTTTTTAAGCTACACAGATTCACAGCGTTCTTCTGTTCTCTTCCTcagaatattttgaattttatgacTATTAACTAGCTTTATTTAAACGTACACTGAAAGGAACAGTTAGCTAAGTAAATTAATGCCGACTATTTTCAGCCgctgaaataatataataaacacttTCGGAAACTAGATAAGTAAGTAACAGTCTTTGTGAAGAAGaacttgtaattaatttaaagtctAAGAATGTTCAAATGAGTTCCCTGTCGTCATTAAAGatataattaggtacataaatatatattttaaaggccattttatataattacgtatttttttatgtaatgtaaGCTTTTACATATAAAGTTAAGATATAGATATGGAAATAATTGTAGatttaagaatataaatattttgctttctTTCTTGTAGTTTCATTTACGAAAACACTTGCAATCTAATTTAAGATAAGTATTTCACTTGCCAGAAATATAGACTCACACCTGTCATTGCGAATAGAAATAATCAATTCAAACCATTGTGTTTCAAACAAATGAGTAAGAaatgtaaaataacaaaagaacaaTACATATTGAGGAAACACAAAGTAATTTCCCTGAAACTGTtcacaaaaactaaattattattttgatgaaaattgggTTCACAATACGACCCTATAATGTAGTCCTTCATAAAGAAAATGGATGGAAATGACAACTGGATTGGAACCATTTCTTTTACGAAcgagaatataaatataaaagaggGAATATTTTAGATTGAACTAGCTtcttcccacggtttcacccgcgtatcGAGATAACTGTTTCCCGTAATAAAAATCCTAtctcctatgtccttctcccgggtctaagctgcatctcctctaattttcagcttaaacggttcagccattatTGAATTATACgtggtgtaactaacacgactttcttttatatatatatatacgtaTATAGATGTGGATCAGTACGTCTTTTCTGTATTCAAACGGCCCATTAACTGCCCTGAATCATGTTGAAACAAGTTCGGAGTATAAGGGTACATAGAAAATCCATCATGGTCACACAACTCACGGGTCCATTACCGGCGGGCGGTCTCTAATTGAAGCACTCTAAACAGTTAATCATTCGTCGTCTCGGCTAAACAAGATTTAAAGTTATCTGGACCCGTATAATTTCCTTTATGTAATGTACGAAGCCAGGTATAGGTGCTCTATACGGAGTAAGCAAAGAACGAAGATGCAATATAgcaagtaggtcaggcgccttctaggTCAACCACGTAGTGGGCATGACCACGATGAGTAAACTAACCAGGCTTTCGGGTTTTTTGAGAAATCTACCAAccgtttttattattacaaaacatggGAGTGCTCCAAAGAAGGTATATAAtggcgaaaacagtaacattcctcgtcccccgctcacccgcattttggcgcgctactttcttaggagattttccgctgtggcacctccgctagtcatttcatTCTCCATGGTGCTCTACGTGAAGGGATTTGATTTAATTTCAGTTTCCCTGTAATGTATGCATATGTAATTTCAAAAGTTTGGGaccttaattataattataaagattAAACCGGAATATCGGTATCCTGggagataattaattttatgatttaacCTTTATATTTAAagcctgtttttttttcgttgctATGTAGAAAAAGAAAAGTTCTTTAACGTAGGttctataaataaatgcaaaataatgtaaagttcTGACTGTCTTTCTGTTACCGTCTCACGATAAAGAGGATTAACAGATTTCAGTGAAATTGAACATAGGTGACCTAGTAAAAAGTAAAAGCAAAAGTGTTTATTCAAATGCGTGCATACATTCCTACAAACGATTAAACcagaaaacacaaaaataactaactaGGTAAATATCAAAATGATGTTCTCCAATAACGCTTATTTAGTTACATCGGCAATATCTATGATTCTCATAAGGTTGTCTTTTTTTGCGAAAAGCTGTCGGCTTGACCACTGAGCCGGGAAATAAGGCCTTTCATTATTGGGGTGTCGGCTGATGTCACATTGTTGCGGCCAATCGGCCGTCATATGAACGTTTTGGGCGAATCTTGCTGATCACGCGGTCACTGGGATGAGTTATAGTGGGCCAGTAATGTGGCGTAATGCTTGTTGGATATATTTTGAGGTCATCGTTTGTAGGCATATTTGGATACCCAGAgatattgttgattttttcaGAGGGAAATATAGTTTTCTCTTGCTTGTGAACTGTCTTAGCGTTTGAGAATAGAAGGAAAGGCTTAAACTATTTGTAGAACTATTACTAACAAAACAACTTATTCAACCAATTAGTAGTTGAAGAGCAAACTGTCGattttaattaatctaaaaaGCAAAACTAACAATTTCCGAGGCCTCAATTTACGCACAGCCGGGGGCAGGTTTCGCTTCATTCTACAAAAACGAGAGGTGTTACAATAAGCACGGTTATAGGAAATTCTTGGGGTATTTACCCAGTTCGCGTCATCCGACGAGTGTTGGCCCTCAGGTACTGCCTGGCCTCCTATACATCTGTGCTACAAGAAGGTCACGATCCACTGGTTGTGTTATAATGATTTCCTCGACACAATAGACCAGGCGAGCGGTTTGCCGTTCTAATTATCGTTGTTAAGAGTTTCAGTCATAAGCCGGAGTTTCATTCAACAATGGTGACACGTTTCAGTTTCATTGTTCGTTAATACGGCCGCAAACTTCGACTTGATTAAGATGGCCGCCGCGCACACCGTAGCGTAAAGTTCAAATGTGCGCCGAACGTTAATGACAGTCGACGAACTATTCCCAACGTCTTCGCCTGTTAAAGTTCTAGTTATTAATACATGAATTTTCTCAAGTTCCTTTATGTGTTAGAATCGTGCAGTTACCGTGATAACTGCTTTTGGAATGGCGGAGGTAATGTATGCGGCGCGATGTGATTTTCTCATTTCACGGCTGGCTGTTCTAATTTACTGTGTAACAGGTAGCCATATTTTGCGAATAACGTACAGTTCATTGTATATATGTtgggaataaaaatattttcttatacgTATGTATCTGGGTGCATTGGAATTATTGTTatgttcaataatatttttattgggagTTACAAATCACCTATTTTCTGTCTAGTTGTCATgtttcaatgaatgttattgcaaacaattgacaactacgaTTCACACGATGAGATGATGATTCACGACATCTGTGTCAAATGGGTAGCTTGTCTCGCACGTAGAAAAACCCAGTTGAAAATGTGAGCTCACCTACCTATGTATACTCTAGGAAATCCGCTAATGTGAAAACTCTCTGTCAGAATGTATTGAAATCATACTCTCAACGACCCttcacaatttaattaattataaatgcgaattaaaattaaaacgaaaacCAAATTCTTGGAAAGAAGGCACGAGGCAGTCATCACAgggttttcattacaaaaaataattacggACTCTGAAATCAGATCCGATCATTAAAAAGAATTGGCAGAAAAAATCTTCCGcaattatattagtaggtatctcatattaatttaatatccttcGTTATTATAAATACGTATGTCATGTTTAATTTACTCTGAATACCTTTACGAATATCCATAATCAAATCCTTATTCTGAAAGGATCATCGGATCTTTTATcgtaattatttcttttttagaaCTGTCGTACTTCGGATGGACTCCATAAAAATTGGATATTGTAGTCCGTTTGAAACTACTAGCGCTTTAAGATCGTAGAACAAATTAGCTAGGAAAAAGCACATATGATACCGAATGACGATCCATTTCCAATTTAATATGTCGGTTTATTGTCCTTAGTAGGCAAAGACATAAAGAACCTTCATTAAACCGCGACTTAAcgatctcaaaaaaaaaaaaaatcccccACATCAATGTTACAAGCCGCAAAAATTACACTCCAAATCAGATTGCCATATAGAAAAAAGCAAGCAATCGAGTGCTGCCATGATTGTCTCAGTTATTGATGGGGTGTCTCCGAAACAGTTCGCCACCTGGCTACATCAATCACTTGCTCTAATCAGATCAGATGCTCTCAAACCTCGACGTTGACTGATGCGGTTTTtccaaataagtacctactacacAATTATGTTAATgtgattcgatttttttttgacTAGGATTAGTTTACCAACCGTTGGAGAAAAAGGGTTATGTTATACTTTTCTTTAGATACTTTTTACTGATAAAAAATCTGAAACTTTAGACTGAAATTAAATCTGAAGACAAAAAATTGTACTTGACAAAttcatgacaaaaataattgtaaatggTTTTCAAAAGAGCAACATACGggaaaataatgaaaagatGACAGTTTAGAATTTTACCATACGATTGCCAAATGTTTGAAGTATAAAAATCATTGCTGTATTTATAActgaaataagtacctaccgaCACACGCTTTTTTATCATTATGCCAAACGACAAGTTCTACACAGTTGAGATCGTAGGCAGAATTTACTGcatgataatttaaaaataaaatacaccgaGTCCCACTTGATTTACCAAATTCACACGAAAAGCACACCCATAAGTCTGGCTTCAATCAAATAACAATCTCTACTTGAAACAAAGAAGGAATTTTATCGCTAGAATTTATTTCATCGTTATAAATCACAAGGTTTTACAGTACGAAGCAATTTCTATTCTTTTTTATCTGACATGAACATGGAGAaaggaaaaatgagcggaggtgctataatgcaggtaggtcaggggccttcttctaggtcaaatacgtacggacTTACGGAGGGCATGACCAGAACTATCAGTTAAAAGGGTAATAACGAAGCGTTAGGGTTCTTTGACTTATCCgacaacgatttttggtattacaaat is a genomic window of Helicoverpa zea isolate HzStark_Cry1AcR chromosome 6, ilHelZeax1.1, whole genome shotgun sequence containing:
- the LOC124631537 gene encoding macrophage mannose receptor 1-like is translated as MEKYVIVVLSVVLTSTVVQTAYRPNALKQYRKDYEYNPKTDAFYKLHIESARHWEVKDRCKVEGAEPMVPISDFDIMQVHAMLKQFGDIGKYVWVGDDGLSHDSAEEPAIIDLDPEDDDIEETGECDVVTRDGDIETMYCYRDLPFICKVEAKDAPYDPHCNVFGKDYVHYPLVGSCYKIPKIAYSWSEAYSECFAEGAHLVVINSAMEHEAIWNLTNTGPKVPGARASYFFFAGFRAERPVGFEPVEFRTIFNQTLDEAGFNAWSENEPNNALHNEYCGSIFQNDGKLNDLDCSHHFAFICEIEVTWSP